In the genome of Segatella copri, one region contains:
- a CDS encoding cell division protein FtsQ, whose product MHINWQKTIIITLDVALATYLGFAFTKFNKPDEKNLVCTKVNINIQDEMTNGFLNAKEIKKRLEMKKLYPLEKPLSQVNSRMIEEALKTSPFVKTAECYKTQEGLVDIYLTQRMPIVRIKSINNEDYYVDDHYQIMPNTNYTSDIIIATGNINKWYAQKYISLVSKTLMTNNLWRNQIEQINVLPNRGIELVPRVGNHIIYIGNLPESNIISKREKDVEAFINKKMDRLEKFYKYGLSQAGWNKYSYINIEFDNQIICKKHHNS is encoded by the coding sequence ATGCATATCAATTGGCAGAAAACCATCATCATCACCCTAGACGTGGCATTGGCCACCTACCTGGGTTTCGCTTTCACCAAGTTTAACAAACCTGATGAAAAGAACCTGGTGTGCACCAAGGTGAACATCAACATACAGGATGAGATGACCAATGGCTTTCTGAATGCAAAGGAAATCAAGAAGAGACTGGAGATGAAGAAGCTCTACCCCCTGGAGAAGCCACTCAGCCAAGTGAACTCCAGGATGATAGAGGAGGCACTGAAAACCAGTCCCTTCGTGAAGACCGCAGAATGCTACAAGACCCAGGAAGGTCTGGTAGATATCTATCTCACCCAGCGCATGCCAATTGTTAGAATCAAGAGCATCAACAACGAGGACTACTATGTAGATGATCATTATCAGATTATGCCGAACACCAACTATACGAGCGACATCATCATCGCCACGGGCAACATCAACAAATGGTACGCTCAGAAGTATATCTCACTGGTGAGCAAGACTCTGATGACGAACAATCTTTGGAGAAATCAGATTGAGCAGATCAACGTACTGCCCAACAGGGGCATCGAACTAGTTCCCCGGGTAGGAAACCACATTATATATATAGGTAACCTGCCCGAGAGTAACATCATCAGCAAAAGAGAAAAGGACGTAGAAGCGTTCATCAACAAAAAGATGGACCGATTGGAGAAATTCTACAAATATGGACTATCTCAGGCTGGCTGGAACAAATACTCATACATCAATATCGAGTTTGACAACCAGATTATTTGCAAAAAGCATCATAACAGCTAA
- a CDS encoding FtsW/RodA/SpoVE family cell cycle protein, which translates to MNNKTIGNIFKGDKVIWMVFFFLCMISIVEVYSASSSLSYKSGNFMAPVLRHIGLLGMGLITMICMLKVKCKYFKIVTPFVLLPSLGLLVWVLVAGQSTNGASRWINFIGIQFQPSEIAKGAVVLAVAQILSAMQTPNGADRRAFKYVLTACSMFVFLICLENLSTAMLLCITILCMMIIGRVPMSQIGKLVGTALIGICLIFAAVMIVGQDKGETAQKPENTLTENVNEEKEAPGKIEKMFHRADTWKARIDKFLNSKPVAPEDVDLDKDAQVAHANIAIASSNIVGKGPGNSVERDFLSQAFSDFIYAIIIEEMGIWGAVFVAMLYIILLFRAGKIANRCENTFPAFLCMGLAIMLVVQALFNMAVAVGLAPVTGQPLPLISRGGTSTIINCLYLGIILSISRTAKKKDLPQNEANIDKFAAA; encoded by the coding sequence ATGAACAATAAAACCATAGGCAACATATTCAAGGGAGACAAGGTAATCTGGATGGTTTTCTTCTTTCTCTGCATGATCAGTATCGTGGAGGTGTATTCCGCTTCCAGCTCCCTGTCGTACAAGAGCGGCAACTTCATGGCTCCTGTACTCCGACACATTGGCCTGCTGGGAATGGGCTTGATTACCATGATATGTATGCTCAAGGTTAAGTGCAAGTACTTCAAGATAGTAACTCCTTTCGTCTTGCTCCCGTCGCTCGGACTGCTCGTCTGGGTGCTGGTAGCCGGACAGTCTACCAACGGTGCATCCCGATGGATCAACTTCATCGGCATCCAGTTTCAGCCATCCGAGATAGCCAAGGGAGCGGTGGTGCTGGCTGTGGCACAGATCCTGAGTGCCATGCAGACACCCAACGGTGCCGACCGTAGAGCATTCAAATACGTTCTGACGGCTTGCAGCATGTTTGTTTTCCTCATCTGTCTGGAAAACCTGTCAACCGCCATGCTTCTGTGTATCACCATCTTATGCATGATGATCATAGGCAGGGTACCGATGAGCCAGATAGGCAAGCTGGTGGGTACAGCCCTGATAGGCATCTGCCTTATCTTTGCCGCCGTCATGATAGTAGGTCAGGACAAGGGAGAAACGGCGCAGAAACCGGAAAATACCTTGACGGAAAACGTGAACGAGGAGAAAGAGGCACCGGGAAAAATAGAGAAGATGTTCCACCGCGCCGACACCTGGAAGGCACGTATCGACAAGTTTCTGAATTCCAAGCCAGTGGCACCGGAAGACGTAGACCTTGACAAGGATGCCCAGGTGGCACATGCCAACATCGCCATCGCCTCATCCAACATCGTAGGAAAGGGTCCGGGCAACTCCGTGGAGCGCGACTTCCTGTCGCAGGCATTCTCCGACTTCATCTATGCCATCATCATCGAAGAGATGGGCATCTGGGGAGCCGTGTTCGTAGCCATGCTCTACATCATCCTGCTGTTCAGAGCCGGCAAGATAGCCAACCGCTGCGAGAACACCTTCCCGGCGTTCCTCTGCATGGGCCTTGCCATCATGCTCGTGGTGCAGGCATTGTTCAACATGGCAGTGGCTGTGGGCCTGGCTCCGGTGACCGGTCAGCCGCTTCCGCTCATCAGCCGAGGCGGTACTTCCACCATCATCAACTGTCTCTATCTAGGAATCATATTAAGCATCAGTAGAACAGCAAAAAAGAAAGATTTGCCTCAAAATGAAGCAAATATTGACAAATTTGCTGCTGCATAA
- the ftsZ gene encoding cell division protein FtsZ: MLDNGNTPHILDFGEPEKENSIIKVIGVGGGGGNAVNHMYREGIHDVSFVLCNTDNQALNDSPVPVHLQLGKEGLGAGNKPAKARQAAEETLEEIKHMLNDGTKMAFITAGMGGGTGTGAAPVIARVSKELGILTVGIVTIPFRFEGPKKIDQALDGVEEMSKHVDALLVINNERLRQIYPDLAVLDAFGKADDTLSVAAKSIAEIITVHGLINLDFNDVKTVLKDGGVAIMSTGYGEGEGRVKKAIEDALNSPLLNDNDVFNSKKILLSIAFASEKKDNPGLTMDEMNDVNDFMEKFGEDFELKWGLAIDPELGSRVKVTVLATGFGLEDVEGMNRHIKKHTEEEARRMAEEEETRAERQNRRERYYGSDGNSTQYKRHPHIFLFRPEDLDNEDVILQVENTPTYKRTRQTLEDIRNLASGNVEVEEAKKKDDNDSIQGVISFA, from the coding sequence ATGCTAGATAACGGAAATACTCCACATATTCTGGACTTTGGAGAGCCAGAAAAAGAAAACAGCATCATCAAGGTGATTGGTGTGGGTGGTGGTGGCGGTAACGCCGTAAACCACATGTATCGTGAGGGCATCCACGACGTAAGCTTCGTATTGTGCAACACGGACAATCAGGCACTCAACGATTCTCCTGTACCTGTCCATCTGCAGTTGGGTAAGGAAGGATTGGGAGCTGGCAACAAGCCTGCCAAGGCACGCCAGGCAGCCGAGGAAACCCTGGAAGAAATCAAGCACATGCTCAACGACGGAACCAAGATGGCTTTCATCACCGCAGGTATGGGTGGTGGTACCGGTACAGGTGCTGCCCCTGTCATTGCCCGCGTGAGCAAGGAGCTGGGCATCCTGACCGTAGGTATCGTTACCATCCCATTCCGCTTCGAAGGTCCAAAGAAGATAGACCAGGCGCTGGATGGCGTTGAGGAAATGTCAAAGCACGTTGATGCCCTGCTGGTTATCAACAACGAGCGACTTCGACAGATTTATCCAGACCTCGCCGTGCTCGATGCATTCGGCAAGGCGGATGATACCCTGAGCGTAGCTGCCAAGAGTATCGCAGAAATCATCACCGTTCACGGACTCATCAACCTCGACTTCAACGACGTGAAGACCGTATTGAAGGATGGTGGTGTTGCCATCATGAGTACAGGATACGGTGAGGGCGAAGGTCGTGTGAAGAAGGCCATCGAAGATGCCTTGAATTCACCATTGCTCAACGACAACGACGTATTCAACTCTAAGAAGATTCTGCTGAGCATCGCATTCGCCAGCGAGAAGAAGGACAACCCTGGTTTGACCATGGATGAGATGAACGACGTGAACGACTTCATGGAGAAATTCGGCGAGGACTTCGAGCTGAAGTGGGGACTTGCCATCGACCCAGAGCTGGGCAGCCGAGTAAAGGTAACCGTACTGGCTACCGGTTTCGGACTCGAAGACGTGGAGGGTATGAACCGCCACATCAAGAAGCATACAGAGGAGGAAGCCCGCCGCATGGCAGAAGAGGAAGAGACAAGAGCCGAGCGCCAGAACCGAAGAGAGCGCTACTATGGTTCAGACGGCAACTCTACGCAGTATAAGCGTCATCCACACATCTTCCTGTTCCGCCCTGAGGATCTGGACAACGAGGATGTAATCCTGCAGGTAGAGAATACTCCTACCTACAAGCGTACACGCCAGACTCTGGAAGACATCCGCAACCTGGCTTCAGGCAATGTGGAAGTGGAAGAGGCTAAGAAAAAAGACGATAACGACTCTATTCAGGGAGTTATCAGTTTCGCCTAA
- the mraY gene encoding phospho-N-acetylmuramoyl-pentapeptide-transferase yields the protein MLYYLFRFLEQWGISGSHMWGYISFRALLALILSLVISAWFGEKFIKYLKNKQITETQRDASIDPFGVKKIGVPSMGGVIIILAILVPVILLGRLRNIYLILMIITTVWLGFLGGMDDFIKIFKRDKEGLKGKYKIVGQVGIGLIVGLVLWASPDVKMNENLAIERQGQETVVKHRAEARKSLKTTIPFFKGHNLDYSNITSFCGKYKVAAGWILFVIMTIFVVTAVSNGANLNDGMDGMCAGNSAIIGVALGILAYVSSHIEFAAYLNIMYIPGSEELVVFFCAFIGALIGFLWYNAYPAQVFMGDTGSLTIGGIIAVGAIIIHKELMLPILCGIFFVESLSVMMQVYYYKLGKRRGIKQRIFKRTPIHDNFRTQDSQLDPECKYLWKKPRNCYHESKITIRFWIVTIILAALTIITLKIR from the coding sequence ATGTTATATTATCTCTTTAGATTTTTAGAGCAGTGGGGCATCTCAGGCTCTCACATGTGGGGTTACATCTCGTTCCGAGCCCTGCTCGCATTGATATTGTCACTCGTTATCTCAGCATGGTTTGGCGAGAAATTCATCAAGTATCTCAAAAACAAGCAAATCACTGAGACCCAGCGCGATGCCAGCATCGACCCGTTTGGAGTGAAGAAGATTGGCGTGCCTTCTATGGGTGGTGTCATCATCATCCTTGCTATCCTCGTTCCGGTGATTCTGCTGGGACGTCTGCGCAACATCTATCTCATTCTGATGATCATCACCACCGTATGGCTGGGTTTCCTGGGCGGTATGGACGACTTCATCAAGATTTTCAAGCGCGACAAGGAAGGCTTGAAGGGTAAGTACAAGATTGTGGGACAGGTGGGCATAGGCCTCATCGTGGGTCTGGTGCTCTGGGCTTCGCCTGACGTGAAGATGAACGAGAACCTCGCCATCGAACGCCAGGGACAGGAGACCGTGGTGAAACACCGCGCAGAAGCAAGAAAATCGCTGAAGACTACGATTCCGTTCTTCAAGGGTCACAACCTGGATTACTCCAATATTACCAGCTTCTGCGGCAAATACAAGGTGGCAGCAGGCTGGATTCTCTTCGTGATTATGACCATCTTTGTGGTGACAGCCGTATCCAACGGAGCCAACCTCAACGACGGTATGGACGGCATGTGTGCCGGCAACTCCGCCATCATAGGTGTGGCGCTAGGCATACTTGCGTATGTGTCATCGCACATCGAGTTTGCCGCCTACCTCAACATCATGTATATCCCTGGTTCAGAGGAACTGGTGGTATTCTTCTGCGCCTTCATCGGAGCGCTCATCGGTTTCCTCTGGTACAACGCCTACCCTGCCCAGGTGTTCATGGGCGACACGGGTTCGCTGACCATCGGCGGTATCATCGCCGTGGGTGCCATCATCATCCACAAGGAGCTGATGCTGCCTATCCTCTGCGGTATCTTCTTCGTAGAGAGCCTCAGCGTGATGATGCAGGTTTACTACTACAAGCTGGGCAAGCGCAGGGGCATCAAGCAGCGCATCTTCAAGCGCACGCCTATCCACGACAACTTCCGCACACAGGACAGCCAGCTGGACCCTGAGTGCAAGTACTTGTGGAAGAAGCCTCGCAACTGCTACCACGAATCGAAGATTACCATCCGCTTCTGGATTGTAACCATCATCCTGGCGGCATTGACCATCATCACATTGAAGATTAGATAA
- the ftsA gene encoding cell division protein FtsA produces MPKEFIVAIELGSSKMTGIAGQKNLDGSITVLAVVQENSSSCIRKGVIYNIDKTGQCLISIIKKLKNILQQDITQVYVGVGGRSIRSLKNVIVKDLPGASIISQDMINELMDINRNMTYPDQEILDAATQEYKIDNQYQIDPVGIQCNHLEGIFLNILWRKNFYNNINTCFENANISIAEMYLAPLAMADSVLTDSEKRAGCMLVDLGADTTTVSVYYKGILRHLSVIPLGGNNITKDLTCLQLEEADAEKMKLKYAKAYTDIANMDQALLYPVDKDRSVESKKFIEIVEARVEEIVENAWFQVPAEFSDKLMGGIILTGGGSNMPEIDKVFKNHTHIDKVRIAKFVTQTINSKDQKINSRNGMMNTILGLLAKGDMNCAGNEFGQDLFDNLDNHTSTVDTHRTTRNPNDTTGLGVVQTEEIKKKAEEEARRKKEQEEEEARRLAEIEAEEEAKRRKENSLVHKFMRGFKKFVKDTISEEE; encoded by the coding sequence ATGCCAAAGGAATTTATTGTAGCTATCGAGCTTGGCTCATCTAAGATGACAGGTATAGCAGGTCAGAAGAATTTGGACGGCAGCATCACCGTACTTGCTGTCGTTCAGGAGAATTCATCTTCTTGCATCAGAAAGGGTGTTATCTATAACATCGACAAGACGGGGCAGTGCCTCATCAGCATCATCAAGAAGTTGAAGAATATTCTCCAGCAAGACATCACCCAGGTATACGTGGGTGTAGGCGGCAGATCTATCAGAAGTCTGAAAAACGTCATCGTGAAGGATCTGCCTGGAGCTTCCATCATCTCGCAAGACATGATCAACGAGCTCATGGACATCAACCGCAACATGACGTATCCAGACCAGGAGATTCTGGATGCAGCAACCCAGGAATACAAGATAGACAACCAGTATCAGATAGACCCTGTAGGCATACAGTGCAACCATCTGGAGGGTATCTTCCTGAACATACTCTGGCGCAAGAACTTCTACAACAACATCAACACTTGCTTCGAAAACGCCAATATCTCTATTGCAGAGATGTACTTGGCTCCTTTGGCTATGGCAGACAGTGTCCTTACTGACTCTGAGAAGCGTGCAGGATGTATGCTCGTAGATCTGGGTGCTGATACAACGACCGTATCCGTATATTATAAAGGTATATTGCGCCATCTCTCTGTCATTCCATTGGGCGGCAACAACATCACCAAGGATCTGACTTGCCTGCAGCTTGAGGAAGCTGACGCAGAGAAGATGAAACTGAAATACGCCAAGGCATACACCGACATCGCCAATATGGACCAGGCACTTCTCTATCCTGTAGATAAGGACAGAAGCGTGGAGAGCAAGAAGTTCATCGAAATCGTAGAGGCTCGCGTTGAGGAAATCGTGGAGAATGCCTGGTTCCAGGTTCCTGCGGAATTCTCAGACAAGCTGATGGGCGGCATCATATTGACCGGTGGTGGCAGCAACATGCCGGAAATCGACAAGGTATTCAAGAACCATACGCATATTGACAAGGTGCGCATTGCCAAGTTCGTTACCCAGACCATCAATTCGAAGGACCAGAAGATCAACAGCCGCAACGGTATGATGAACACTATCCTGGGACTCCTGGCCAAGGGCGACATGAACTGTGCCGGCAACGAATTCGGACAGGATCTCTTCGACAATCTCGACAACCACACTTCTACCGTTGATACCCACAGAACTACACGCAACCCTAACGACACCACAGGTTTGGGCGTAGTTCAGACAGAGGAAATCAAGAAGAAGGCAGAGGAAGAGGCTCGCCGCAAGAAGGAACAGGAGGAAGAGGAAGCAAGACGCCTGGCTGAGATTGAAGCCGAGGAAGAAGCCAAGCGCAGAAAGGAGAACAGCCTCGTCCACAAGTTTATGAGAGGATTCAAGAAATTCGTCAAGGATACCATCTCAGAGGAAGAATAA
- the murC gene encoding UDP-N-acetylmuramate--L-alanine ligase has product MEIKDIKAVYFVGAGGIGMSAIARYFLSKKLVVAGYDKTPSKLTHELEKEGMLIHYEENIDLIPEACKDAKSTLVIYTPAIPAEHKELVFFHENGFTIEKRAQVLGTLTRTHKGLCVAGTHGKTSTSTMCAHIMHQSHVDCNAFLGGISKNYGTNYILSDKSDYVVIEADEFDRSFHWLRPWMSVITSTDPDHLDIYGTKEAYLESFRHYTELIQPGGALIIHKDLEMKQHVQDGVKIYEYSQDEGDFHAENIKIENGGITFDFISPIENVTGVELGQPVPINITNGVAAMAMAQLNGCTADELRNGMKTYGGVDRRFDFKIKNDKLVFLSDYAHHPKEIYQSAKSIRELYKDRKITAIFQPHLYTRTRDFYKDFANSLSLLDEVILCDIYPAREQPIPGVTSKLIYDNLKPGVEKSMIHKEDVLDLVKNRDFDVLVILGAGDLDNYVPQITEILEKK; this is encoded by the coding sequence ATGGAAATCAAAGATATCAAAGCTGTTTATTTTGTAGGTGCCGGCGGTATCGGCATGAGCGCCATCGCCAGATACTTCCTCAGCAAGAAGTTGGTAGTAGCAGGATACGACAAGACTCCTTCCAAGCTCACCCATGAGCTGGAGAAAGAGGGCATGCTCATCCACTACGAGGAGAACATAGACCTCATCCCTGAGGCCTGCAAGGATGCCAAGAGCACCCTGGTGATTTACACACCAGCTATCCCAGCAGAGCACAAGGAGCTGGTTTTCTTCCATGAAAACGGCTTCACCATCGAGAAGCGTGCTCAGGTACTGGGCACACTGACCCGTACACACAAGGGCTTGTGCGTAGCCGGCACACACGGCAAGACTTCAACATCTACCATGTGCGCCCACATCATGCACCAGAGCCATGTAGATTGCAATGCCTTCCTGGGTGGTATTTCCAAGAATTACGGCACCAACTACATCCTCTCTGACAAGAGCGACTACGTAGTAATCGAGGCAGATGAGTTCGACCGCAGCTTCCACTGGTTGCGTCCATGGATGAGCGTCATCACATCTACCGACCCAGACCACCTCGACATCTACGGCACCAAGGAGGCTTATCTGGAAAGCTTCCGCCACTACACAGAATTGATCCAGCCGGGCGGTGCCCTCATCATCCACAAAGACCTGGAGATGAAGCAGCACGTGCAGGACGGCGTCAAGATATACGAATACAGCCAGGACGAAGGCGACTTCCACGCAGAGAACATCAAGATAGAGAATGGCGGAATCACATTCGACTTCATCTCTCCTATCGAGAACGTGACAGGCGTAGAACTCGGACAGCCTGTGCCAATCAACATCACCAACGGTGTGGCTGCAATGGCAATGGCACAGTTGAATGGCTGCACAGCCGATGAGCTGCGCAACGGAATGAAGACATACGGAGGCGTGGACCGCCGCTTCGACTTCAAGATCAAGAACGACAAGCTCGTATTCCTCTCCGACTACGCTCATCACCCAAAAGAGATTTACCAGAGTGCGAAGAGCATTCGTGAGCTGTACAAAGATCGCAAGATTACTGCCATCTTCCAGCCACACCTCTATACCCGCACCCGTGACTTCTACAAGGACTTTGCCAACAGCTTGAGTCTTCTCGATGAAGTCATCCTCTGCGACATCTATCCAGCCCGTGAGCAGCCTATCCCAGGTGTAACATCCAAGCTCATCTACGACAACCTGAAGCCAGGCGTAGAGAAGAGCATGATACACAAGGAAGACGTACTCGACCTGGTGAAGAACCGAGACTTCGACGTACTCGTCATCCTGGGAGCCGGCGACCTGGACAACTATGTTCCTCAAATAACAGAAATATTAGAAAAGAAGTAA
- the murG gene encoding undecaprenyldiphospho-muramoylpentapeptide beta-N-acetylglucosaminyltransferase, with protein MDNELRIIISGGGTGGHIFPAVSIANAIKAKRPDAKILFVGALGRMEMQRVPAAGYEIKGLPICGFDRKHLLKNIAVLFKIWKSQHMAKSIIRNFKPMAAVGVGGYASGPTLNVCASKGIPCLIQEQNSYAGVTNKLLAKKAEKICVAYEGMERFFPADKIIMTGNPVRQNVLETTITKEEARKQFGLDPEKKTILLVGGSLGARTINESVLQHLDLVKESGVQFIWQTGKYYNAAIMEQMKGKELPMLKVTDFISDMGAAYKAADLVISRAGASSISEFCLIGKPVILVPSPNVAEDHQTKNAMALVNKDAAIYVKDAEAPEVLLKKAVDTVKDEAKLASLCENIKKLGLKNSADVIADEVIKLATK; from the coding sequence ATGGACAATGAATTAAGAATCATCATAAGTGGAGGCGGTACAGGCGGTCATATATTCCCTGCCGTATCCATCGCAAACGCCATCAAGGCCAAGCGCCCTGATGCCAAGATTTTGTTTGTAGGAGCACTCGGCAGAATGGAAATGCAGCGTGTCCCTGCAGCAGGTTATGAAATCAAAGGATTGCCTATCTGCGGTTTTGACAGAAAGCACCTGCTCAAGAACATCGCCGTGCTCTTCAAGATCTGGAAGAGCCAGCACATGGCAAAGAGCATCATCAGGAATTTCAAGCCGATGGCGGCTGTAGGCGTGGGCGGATATGCCAGCGGACCTACTCTCAACGTTTGCGCCAGCAAAGGTATTCCATGCCTCATCCAGGAACAGAACTCATACGCAGGTGTGACCAACAAGCTCCTGGCAAAGAAGGCAGAAAAGATATGCGTGGCTTACGAAGGAATGGAACGTTTCTTCCCAGCCGACAAGATTATCATGACGGGAAACCCAGTGCGACAGAACGTGCTGGAGACTACCATCACCAAGGAAGAGGCAAGAAAGCAGTTTGGACTCGACCCTGAAAAGAAAACCATCCTGCTCGTGGGCGGAAGCCTCGGAGCAAGAACCATCAACGAGAGCGTGCTGCAGCACCTGGACCTGGTGAAGGAAAGCGGCGTGCAGTTTATCTGGCAGACAGGTAAGTACTACAACGCAGCCATCATGGAGCAGATGAAAGGCAAGGAATTGCCAATGCTCAAGGTTACCGACTTCATCAGCGACATGGGTGCAGCCTACAAGGCAGCCGACCTGGTTATCAGCCGTGCCGGTGCCAGCAGCATCAGCGAGTTCTGCCTCATCGGCAAGCCAGTAATCCTGGTTCCTAGCCCTAACGTGGCAGAAGACCACCAGACCAAGAACGCCATGGCACTGGTGAACAAGGACGCAGCCATCTACGTGAAGGATGCCGAGGCACCAGAGGTATTGCTGAAAAAGGCAGTAGATACAGTGAAGGACGAAGCCAAGCTCGCCTCACTCTGTGAGAACATCAAGAAATTAGGTTTAAAGAACTCTGCCGACGTCATCGCCGACGAAGTCATCAAATTAGCAACAAAGTAA
- the murD gene encoding UDP-N-acetylmuramoyl-L-alanine--D-glutamate ligase, with protein MSKIVILGAGESGAGAAVLAKKEGFEVFVSDMSKIKDNYKKLMDDHNIEWEEGHHTEEKILDADEVIKSPGIPKEAPMVQKLMAKGTPIISEIEFAGRYTDAKMICITGSNGKTTTTSLIYHIIKSAGYDVGLAGNIGKSLALQVAETPHKYYVIELSSFQLDNMYEFRANVAILLNITPDHLDRYEFKMQNYTDAKMRITQNQTEEDSFIFWNDDPIVKKELEKYDLKSHLCPFSEFNEEGCVGFIEDGKYKLNFPSAFEMPQADMSLRGKHNIYNSLAAGLACNIVGIDHETLHKGLSDFPGVEHRLEKVGKFKGVYYVNDSKATNVDACWYALESMTTPTILIIGGKDKGNDYNQIKDLVKEKCAGIVYLGADNQKLHDNFDALDIPVRDTHSMKDCVAACQELAKPGYTVLLSPCCASFDLFKNMEDRGEQFKALARAIGE; from the coding sequence ATGAGCAAAATTGTAATTTTAGGAGCCGGCGAGAGCGGCGCAGGTGCTGCCGTGCTGGCTAAGAAAGAGGGATTCGAGGTCTTCGTATCAGACATGTCGAAGATCAAGGATAACTACAAGAAGTTGATGGATGACCACAACATTGAATGGGAAGAGGGTCACCACACAGAAGAGAAGATCTTAGACGCCGACGAAGTCATCAAGAGCCCGGGCATCCCTAAGGAGGCACCTATGGTTCAGAAACTGATGGCGAAGGGCACTCCTATCATCAGCGAAATAGAGTTTGCAGGCCGCTATACCGACGCCAAGATGATCTGCATCACGGGCAGCAACGGCAAGACTACCACCACCTCGCTGATTTACCACATCATCAAGTCGGCTGGCTACGATGTAGGTCTGGCGGGCAACATCGGAAAGAGCCTGGCGCTGCAGGTGGCTGAGACTCCTCATAAGTACTACGTCATCGAGCTGAGCAGTTTCCAGCTCGACAACATGTATGAGTTCCGTGCCAACGTGGCTATCCTGCTCAACATCACCCCTGATCATCTGGACCGCTATGAGTTCAAGATGCAGAACTATACCGATGCCAAGATGCGCATCACCCAGAACCAGACAGAGGAAGACAGCTTCATCTTCTGGAACGACGACCCTATCGTGAAGAAGGAACTGGAGAAGTATGACCTCAAGTCACACCTCTGCCCATTCTCTGAATTCAACGAAGAAGGATGCGTGGGCTTCATCGAGGACGGCAAGTACAAGCTCAACTTCCCATCAGCCTTCGAGATGCCACAGGCAGACATGAGCCTGCGCGGCAAGCACAATATCTACAACAGTCTGGCTGCCGGACTTGCCTGCAACATCGTGGGCATCGACCACGAGACCCTGCACAAGGGGCTGAGCGATTTTCCTGGCGTAGAACACCGTCTGGAGAAGGTGGGCAAGTTCAAGGGCGTTTACTATGTGAACGACTCAAAGGCTACCAACGTGGATGCCTGCTGGTATGCGCTGGAAAGCATGACCACTCCTACCATCCTCATCATCGGAGGTAAGGACAAGGGCAACGACTACAACCAGATCAAGGACCTGGTGAAGGAGAAATGCGCAGGTATCGTATATCTGGGAGCCGACAATCAGAAGTTGCACGACAACTTCGATGCCCTGGACATCCCTGTGCGCGACACCCACAGCATGAAAGACTGCGTGGCAGCCTGCCAGGAACTGGCTAAGCCAGGCTACACCGTATTGCTGAGCCCATGCTGCGCCAGCTTCGACCTGTTTAAGAACATGGAAGACAGAGGAGAGCAGTTTAAGGCATTGGCAAGAGCCATCGGAGAATAA
- the recO gene encoding DNA repair protein RecO, protein MEVKTRAIVLQTIKYGDAQLIVDFFTEKLGRLSFMVKIPKSSKSKMKRQLFQPLMLLNLEFDHRPKASLQRIRDVAISSPFVDIPFSPFKLAMSMFLAELLGRATRNEQANMPLFSFIEESVLWLDRAREGFANFHIVFMVRLTFFLGFSPNLESGVTGDYFDLEEGRFVSFVPTHTHYLNKEDSLRMVSLFRLSYETMHLYTMSRMDRNRCIEVILQYYKIHVPGFPELKSFSVLKELFA, encoded by the coding sequence ATGGAAGTAAAAACTAGAGCCATTGTGCTGCAAACGATTAAATATGGTGATGCACAGCTTATCGTGGATTTCTTCACGGAAAAGCTGGGCAGACTCTCTTTTATGGTTAAAATTCCCAAATCTTCCAAGTCGAAGATGAAGCGACAGCTGTTCCAGCCCCTGATGTTGCTGAACCTGGAGTTTGACCATCGTCCGAAAGCAAGTCTGCAACGAATCAGGGATGTTGCCATCTCCTCTCCATTCGTGGATATTCCCTTCTCGCCGTTTAAGTTGGCGATGTCGATGTTCCTGGCTGAGCTCCTGGGGCGGGCCACCCGCAACGAACAGGCTAACATGCCTTTGTTCTCGTTTATAGAGGAAAGTGTCTTGTGGCTCGACCGTGCCAGAGAGGGCTTTGCCAACTTTCACATCGTCTTCATGGTTCGCCTTACCTTCTTCCTGGGCTTCTCTCCGAACCTGGAAAGTGGAGTCACGGGCGATTACTTTGACTTAGAGGAGGGTCGCTTTGTTTCCTTCGTGCCTACGCATACACATTATTTAAATAAGGAGGATTCCCTGCGTATGGTGAGCCTGTTCAGGTTGAGCTATGAAACAATGCACCTCTATACAATGTCCAGAATGGATCGGAACCGCTGTATAGAGGTGATATTGCAATATTATAAGATTCATGTTCCGGGATTCCCGGAATTGAAAAGCTTTTCTGTTCTGAAGGAACTCTTTGCCTAG